Proteins co-encoded in one Chitinispirillales bacterium ANBcel5 genomic window:
- a CDS encoding DUF4416 family protein produces the protein MASVHQPDPVKYFVAVLYKQSTLFTRALEEIEKRWGEIDYQGDDHHFDVTDYYESEMGEPLQRRLVSLKELRNPKDIVEVKLQCNQIEFSLCIEGKRGVNLDAGYLDHNKTLLASAKEAGQKVYLDKGIYADLAGRYRGGRYRSFEWSFPDFRDGRYDNELLAIRATYLVQLKEYRKSRA, from the coding sequence ATGGCATCAGTACACCAACCAGACCCGGTTAAATACTTTGTAGCGGTTCTTTACAAGCAGAGCACTCTTTTTACACGTGCGCTTGAAGAGATTGAAAAGCGGTGGGGAGAGATAGATTATCAGGGTGATGATCATCATTTTGATGTTACAGATTATTATGAATCGGAGATGGGCGAGCCGCTTCAGAGGCGCTTGGTTTCGCTAAAAGAGCTTAGAAACCCCAAAGATATTGTTGAGGTCAAACTGCAGTGCAATCAGATCGAATTTTCTCTTTGTATCGAAGGCAAACGAGGGGTTAATCTTGATGCGGGATATCTTGATCATAACAAAACCCTGCTTGCTTCGGCAAAAGAAGCAGGGCAGAAGGTTTACCTGGACAAGGGTATCTACGCCGATCTTGCAGGACGATACAGAGGGGGCAGGTATCGTTCCTTTGAGTGGTCTTTTCCGGATTTCAGGGATGGCAGATATGATAATGAGCTTCTTGCCATAAGAGCTACCTATCTGGTGCAATTGAAAGAGTACAGGAAAAGCAGGGCGTGA